In the Lentimicrobiaceae bacterium genome, ATACTTTGTGAAGAATGCAATGGCCGGCGTTTTGGCAACGACACTCTTGCTGTTGGCTATAAAGGAAAAAATATTTCGGAGATTCTCGATATGTCAGTGTCCGAAGCCTGTAATTTTTTTACTGACCAACCGAAGATTTTCCGTTATGTCAAAACAATGGATGCCCTTGGGTTGGGCTACTTACGCTTGGGACAGCGTTCGTCCACACTTAGTGGTGGCGAGGCGCAACGGATTAAACTGGCTTCCGAATTGGCCAGGCCGCAGTCGGCGCATACACTTTATATTCTCGACGAACCTACCACCGGACTACATCAGGCAGATGTGAATCGTTTGTTGAAGGCTCTACATGCTCTTGTCGACCAGCAGAATACAATCATTCTGATTGAACATCATCTTGGAATGATAGCTGCTGCCGATCATGTAATAGATTTAGGTCCCGGTAGTGGCAGAAAAGGTGGCACAGTAGTCGTTTTCGGGACACCGGATGAAGTTGCAGCCTGCAACAAGTCTTTAACGGGTCAGGCTTTAAAACGATACTTTTCTCCTCCGTTGCCACCTGTTTTTTCTGATAAAAAAAGAAAAGAGCCGGCTTTGGAGCAGTTGAAGTTTACCGGCATTACCACCCATAACCTTCAGCATATTGATATTACCATTCCTCATAACAAGATTACTGTACTTACCGGCGTTTCCGGGAGCGGGAAATCATCTTTTGCCTTCGACACCCTCTTTGCTGAAGGTAAGAACCGTTTTATGGAGAGCTTTTCTCCTTACCTGCGTTCGCAGATGGGAATGCAAAACAAGGCTGATTTTGAAGAAGTGTCGGGATTAACACCCGTTATTGCCATTGGCCAGCGTGAATTGCATGTTAATCCTCGTTCTACGGTAGGCACTCTTACAGGTATTTATGATCTTTATCGTTTGCTGTATTCAAGGGTAGCCCAGACGGTTGAAGGAGAAAGTGCCGGTTTATCGTCTATGTTTTCATTTAATCATCAATCCGGTGCCTGTAAACATTGTGGAGGGCTTGGCGTAAAAATCGTTTGCGATCCAGCGTCTTTGATTACACATCCTGAAAAATCCATTGTAGATGGTGCAATGGACGGTACCAAAACCGGCAAGTTTTATGGCGATCCTTACGGACAATATATAGCAACACTTCAAACCGTTGGCCAGAAATTTGGTTATGATTTTTCCAAAGCATGGAGTGCACTTTCGGAAAAGGAAAAACAGGTTGCTTTGTATGGTACCGGAGAAGAGGAGTATGAAATTACATGGAATTTCAAGCGGAACAATACTACCGGGGAGCATCATTTTAAAGGGAAATGGCCGGGATTTACCACTTTGGTGGAAGAAGAATATGATCGCAAACATGCCGATCATCGCGGGCAAAGCATGCTTTCGCTGATGAAAGAAGTGAATTGTCCGGAATGCAACGGCGCAAGGTTGCAAAGAGAGTCTCTTCGGTTTATTCTTGATGGGATTAATATTGCTGAATTAGCTTCTTATCCCGTGGAAGAAGCTCTTACTTTTTTCCATCATCCTTCCCGTTTGCAGGGGTCGCAAAAGCAACTTTCTCAAACTCTCTGCCGGGAAATTATCCGCAGACTGGAAAATCTTCAATCCCTTGGATTATCCTACATTAGCATGCATCGTAGTGCCCATTCTCTTTCGGGCGGGGAAGCCCAGCGGGTACGTCTTGCCGCCCAGCTTGGCAACGGGCTTACCGGCATCACTTATGTTTTGGACGAGCCAACGGTAGGCTTGCATCCTTCGGATGTTTTGCAACTGATGAAGATTATCCGTCAGTTGCAGCAGTTAGGAAATATCATCGTCATCGTTGAACATAATAAAGAAGTTATTCTTGTCGCTGATCATGTTATTGAACTTGGACCCGGTGCCGGACGAAATGGTGGAAAAATCGTTGCCGAAGGCAGCCCTGAAATGATTAGAATTCATCCGGATTCGGTTTCTGCAAAATATCTTAACGAAAAAATATCTTTGAAAGCTGGCACATCAGCAAATTTGCAGCCTGGCATCGTTATCCGCAAAGCCAATGCCAATAATCTGAAAAATATAGATGTAGAAATTCCTTCTGGGGGGATGATTGTGATAACCGGCGTTTCCGGTAGTGGAAAATCCACCCTCGTTTATGATGTTTTGTATGCTTCAAAAGAAAAAAACAGAGCCTGCGGATGTGCTTCGGTGGAAGGACTGGAACGTTTTCAGCGTATTGTAGCGGTGCAGCAGAAGTCGCAGATTTCTTCTTCCACAGGAACTCCCGCAACCTATGCCGGTATTTTTGACCATATTCGTGATATTTTTGCGGCTACCGACGATGCCAAACGACTTTCTTTACGAAAAAACCATTTTTCTTTTACCGAAAAAGCCGGCTGGTGCGAAACCTGTCAGGGGAGAGGAAAGGTAAAAGTTAGCATGGATTTTCTTTCGGATGTATGGCGGGTGTGCGACGATTGCCAGGGTAGTCGTTACCGTGCCGAAGTACTTTCCTGTCTTTATCACGACAAAAACATTGCACAGGTGTTGGAAATGACCATGCAGGAAGCGGCAGATTTTTTTGCCGGGCATAAAACGCTGGCTACACAGTTTGCCATGCTTCAAAAGGTAGGGCTGGGCTATCTTCAACTTGGGCAGGCACTGGATACCCTTTCCGGAGGTGAAACACAACGGCTTACCCTTGCCACCGAACTAATGAAAACAGCTAAAGGATCTTCACTATATTTACTCGATGAACCTTCTACCGGGCTGCATTTCTGTGATGTAGAATACCTGCTTGCCCTTTTCAGGGAGTTAGTTGCCAAAGGACATACTCTTATTGTTATCGAGCATGATCCGCAAATTATTTTGCAAGCTGATTATGTGATTGACCTGGGACCCGGTGGTGGTAACAACGGCGGATACCTGATTGCTCAGGGCAGGGTGGAGGATATTATTGTCTGCGAACAAAGCGTTACCGGGAAAATCCTAAAAAATTGCTTAAATATTTAATTTCTGTTTATTTCTTTTACAAAATGAAAAAATCTATTCATTTCCAATCGGGATGCTTTTTCATTCGGAACATAGCGGGTGTGGTTCTGAGTATAGCCCAACCGGTTTGTAATTTTTTTAATAAAAGATTGTCCATTGCTTCTTTCTATTTATTTTTGCAAACGGAAACAATGGACGAGTTTGGTTCCTTTAGCATTAACTTTCACGAAGGTACAAAGGCATCATTGCAACATGTTCGGTTCTTCTAACAGGTTAGGAAAATAGATTCTCATTCTATAAATAAGGGTTCGAGCCCCTTACCGAATACAATATCTAAAATAACAGGCATTAAACCAGTCTTCTACAAAATTTTCCTTTTTGTAAATCATGCCTGAGGGCACGTAGCTGCGAATTTTGCGTAACCGGTAATTCCTCTTTGTTAAGCAAGTGCTTCCTTATTAGGTTTAAATGTTGACCCCAGTATAATTCTCGAATAATAAATATAATATCTGTGAGAGGATAAAAGTGCAATAAGGAATAAAACAGCAAATATTAATGATATAAACCACTGAATGCCGGGCATAGGCAGGTTTGTGGGAAATGCCAGTAACAAAGGAATTACCACAAGAAAACTTAGTGATAAGTTCCTCGAAAAGATGTATAACATAAAAAATGATTCAATTTGTTCTTTCTGATAATCCTGACACTCTCTGAAATCCTGGTTTTTCGCAGTCTGGAATATGTAATTTATTATTTCCTTATTTTTCATTATATGTCCATTTTTGAAGTACTCAAAGTCTTTTTCTTTACAGTTTGAATTTTTTGCGGCAGTATAACACAAATCTTCCAGTATTTTTCTATGATGCGCAAGACTGATACCACAAGTTTTGCCATCCTGCAACAGGTAAAAAGAAGGTTGTTGCACCTTATTACTTTTAACCAATAAATACTCAAGAAAGTCGGCAATGAAATCAATCAGTACACCAATAATGAAAGAAAGAAAAATAAATACCACCAACCAGATTTCTTC is a window encoding:
- the uvrA gene encoding excinuclease ABC subunit UvrA, producing the protein MEQNNLIRISNASENNLKSVSIDIPKNKLILVTGVSGSGKSSLVYDVIYREAENRYLGSFSSYALQWMGKMRHPAVESIRGLQPAIAIDQKSLLRNPRSTAGTITGLYDMLRLLFARLGKTENAHDFKIERSLFSFNSPAGACPVCNGLGVEDRLDPELIVADENKSLRQGCMVITAPNGYIIYSQVTMDVLDQVCHAEGFSADIPWKDLAPEQKNIIWYGSDKIEIPYGKHTLESRMRWTGITAKPRETGYYKGILPVMETILKRDRNKNILRFVRSVKCNACHGTRLNDNALSVKIHGYSIADLAALQLDELQQVLNELVFDEQEKQVAWPVIYQMNKIIDLLKRLGLEYLSLDRESTTLSGGEAQRLRLATQAGTGLSGLLYIFDEPSVGLHPHDTNRLIEVLEGLRDKGNTVMVVEHEEAFIQHADWLIDIGPAAGDDGGQVLLNLPATEINNLPESEIHKSCTLSFYKGLKKIEVPAKRRQGNGWLEIKGAEENNLKNIDVRFLLEALNVVSGVSGAGKSTLTVKILGNFLRNKLHGARELSGKFRSITGWENISKVITIDQSPIGRTPRSNPATYTGMFDYIRDLFAFLPEAKAKNLGKGMFSFNTTGGRCESCQGAGYQEVGMHFMGNVEILCEECNGRRFGNDTLAVGYKGKNISEILDMSVSEACNFFTDQPKIFRYVKTMDALGLGYLRLGQRSSTLSGGEAQRIKLASELARPQSAHTLYILDEPTTGLHQADVNRLLKALHALVDQQNTIILIEHHLGMIAAADHVIDLGPGSGRKGGTVVVFGTPDEVAACNKSLTGQALKRYFSPPLPPVFSDKKRKEPALEQLKFTGITTHNLQHIDITIPHNKITVLTGVSGSGKSSFAFDTLFAEGKNRFMESFSPYLRSQMGMQNKADFEEVSGLTPVIAIGQRELHVNPRSTVGTLTGIYDLYRLLYSRVAQTVEGESAGLSSMFSFNHQSGACKHCGGLGVKIVCDPASLITHPEKSIVDGAMDGTKTGKFYGDPYGQYIATLQTVGQKFGYDFSKAWSALSEKEKQVALYGTGEEEYEITWNFKRNNTTGEHHFKGKWPGFTTLVEEEYDRKHADHRGQSMLSLMKEVNCPECNGARLQRESLRFILDGINIAELASYPVEEALTFFHHPSRLQGSQKQLSQTLCREIIRRLENLQSLGLSYISMHRSAHSLSGGEAQRVRLAAQLGNGLTGITYVLDEPTVGLHPSDVLQLMKIIRQLQQLGNIIVIVEHNKEVILVADHVIELGPGAGRNGGKIVAEGSPEMIRIHPDSVSAKYLNEKISLKAGTSANLQPGIVIRKANANNLKNIDVEIPSGGMIVITGVSGSGKSTLVYDVLYASKEKNRACGCASVEGLERFQRIVAVQQKSQISSSTGTPATYAGIFDHIRDIFAATDDAKRLSLRKNHFSFTEKAGWCETCQGRGKVKVSMDFLSDVWRVCDDCQGSRYRAEVLSCLYHDKNIAQVLEMTMQEAADFFAGHKTLATQFAMLQKVGLGYLQLGQALDTLSGGETQRLTLATELMKTAKGSSLYLLDEPSTGLHFCDVEYLLALFRELVAKGHTLIVIEHDPQIILQADYVIDLGPGGGNNGGYLIAQGRVEDIIVCEQSVTGKILKNCLNI